The proteins below come from a single Eucalyptus grandis isolate ANBG69807.140 chromosome 3, ASM1654582v1, whole genome shotgun sequence genomic window:
- the LOC104440474 gene encoding probable 2-oxoglutarate-dependent dioxygenase AOP1 has protein sequence MASDNPAKHQLPKVDFSASDLSPGSASWDSVRGDVMAALKEYGCFEAACDQLFDWELHTSLFRNVKESVELPEETKRRFADTERPYHGYVTNLHFAPGYHAMGIGGVLDSPAIQNLTDLMWPDGNAKFCEIVQSYSSKASELEKMVKRMILEGLQLPVEKYRDDIIDKTSYFLRIMKYDGIKEGGTEEVSGTNHRDPNFVTILREDGAVNGLEVKAMDGQWIRATPSASSFMVILGDAIHGWSNGRLYSPVHRVVMRETRARHAIGLFSTMKGVIRCPGELVDKQHPLLFKPFEEIDLMRYHRILENEEGWELESTLRARYLV, from the exons ATGGCTTCTGATAATCCTGCTAAGCATCAGCTTCCGAAAGTCGATTTCTCCGCCTCCGATTTGAGCCCAGGAAGTGCATCTTGGGACTCGGTTCGTGGCGATGTCATGGCTGCCCTCAAAGAGTACGGATGCTTTGAGGCGGCGTGCGACCAGCTCTTCGACTGGGAGCTTCACACGAGTCTCTTTCGAAATGTGAAAGAGTCAGTTGAGCTGCCGGAAGAGACCAAGAGACGTTTCGCCGACACCGAGAGGCCGTACCACGGCTACGTTACCAACCTTCACTTTGCGCCAGGGTATCATGCCATGGGGATCGGCGGAGTGCTCGACTCTCCGGCGATTCAGAACTTGACGGATCTCATGTGGCCCGACGGGAATGCGAAATTTTG TGAGATCGTGCAGTCCTACTCATCGAAAGCATCAGAACTAGAGAAGATGGTGAAGAGAATGATCCTGGAGGGCTTGCAATTGCCGGTAGAAAAATACCGCGATGATATCATCGACAAGACGAGCTATTTCCTCCGGATAATGAAGTACGACGGGATCAAGGAAGGAGGGACCGAAGAAGTCAGCGGGACCAATCACCGCGACCCGAACTTCGTGACCATTCTTCGTGAGGACGGAGCGGTGAACGGTCTGGAGGTCAAGGCCATGGATGGCCAGTGGATTAGGGCAACTCCTTCAGCTTCCTCCTTCATGGTCATTCTAGGAGATGCAATCCAT GGATGGTCCAACGGGAGATTGTACAGCCCAGTGCACCGGGTGGTGATGAGAGAGACTCGCGCACGGCATGCCATCGGCCTTTTCTCGACAATGAAGGGTGTGATCCGGTGCCCTGGGGAGCTGGTCGACAAGCAGCACCCCTTGCTTTTCAAGCCCTTCGAAGAAATCGATCTAATGCGGTATCATCGCATACTCGAGAACGAAGAAGGCTGGGAACTTGAGTCGACCCTTAGGGCTCGTTATCTTGTGTGA
- the LOC104438479 gene encoding probable 2-oxoglutarate-dependent dioxygenase AOP1 — protein sequence MSSDNPTTHQLPKIDFSISDFNPGSPSWDLVRGDVVTALEGYGCFEAVCDQLVDGELHTSLFRAVKELFDLPEETKRGFTDPKRPYQGYVASLPFAPGYQAMGIGGALDSPAIQNFTGLMWPDGNAKFREIVQSYSSKAAELGKMVMRMILEGLQLPVEKYREDLIENTSHLLRMTKYEAPKNGGTREVSGISHNDTGFVTILRQDGSVNGLEIKAKDGQWIRATPSASSFIVMVGDAIHGWSNGRLYSPVHRVVMSGTRARYSVILFSAMKGVIRCPGELVDEQHPLLFKPFEEIDLVRLTRVLETEEGWESESTLRARYLV from the exons ATGAGTTCTGATAATCCTACTACGCATCAGCTTCCGAAAATAGATTTCTCCATATCCGACTTCAACCCGGGAAGCCCGTCCTGGGACTTGGTTCGTGGCGATGTCGTGACCGCGCTCGAAGGGTACGGATGTTTCGAGGCGGTGTGTGATCAGCTCGTCGACGGTGAGCTTCACACGAGTCTCTTCCGAGCCGTGAAAGAGTTGTTCGATCTGCCGGAAGAGACCAAGAGAGGTTTCACCGACCCCAAGAGACCGTACCAGGGCTACGTCGCCAGCCTCCCTTTCGCCCCAGGATATCAGGCGATGGGGATCGGAGGAGCCCTCGACTCTCCGGCTATTCAGAACTTCACAGGCCTCATGTGGCCTGACGGGAATGCGAAATTCCG TGAGATTGTGCAGTCCTATTCATCAAAAGCAGCAGAACTAGGGAAGATGGTGATGAGAATGATCCTGGAGGGTTTGCAATTGCCAGTAGAAAAATATCGCGAGGATCTCATCGAAAATACAAGTCATCTCCTCCGGATGACGAAATATGAAGCTCCCAAGAATGGAGGGACTCGAGAAGTTAGCGGAATCAGTCATAACGACACAGGCTTTGTGACGATTCTTCGTCAGGATGGGTCGGTAAATGGACTAGAGATCAAGGCCAAGGATGGCCAGTGGATTAGGGCAACTCCTTCAGCTTCCTCCTTCATAGTCATGGTGGGAGATGCAATCCAT GGATGGTCCAATGGGAGATTGTACAGTCCGGTGCACAGGGTGGTGATGAGCGGGACTCGAGCAAGGTACTCCGTCATTCTATTCTCGGCGATGAAAGGCGTGATTCGGTGCCCTGGCGAGCTGGTCGATGAACAACACCCTTTGCTTTTCAAGCCCTTTGAAGAAATCGATCTCGTACGATTAACGCGCGTGCTCGAGACCGAAGAAGGGTGGGAATCTGAGTCGACTCTTAGAGCTCGATATCTTGTGTGA
- the LOC104438480 gene encoding transcriptional corepressor LEUNIG, protein MSQSKWDAEKMLDVYVYDYFVKRNLHATAQKFLAERKISTHPIAIDAPGGFLFEWWSVFWDIYMARVHEKRSNTATSYAESYHPSSQLQLQQQLMPQAQPTTSVYDLESRILRTLLQKQSLGFGIDQMNNTGDVLANVQPTARIGYPVLPCGNVDVPLQQQEYPQSSLLNHQYRNSSIPILCPNRVISSGGPNADGSWPMTFKENYQALQKEASQKRKRSDLAPFPAKHLRSADAFGLFPLISSTPPTMMLDDNISVPSLPQIGHSSLPLPIPGSDATGPVFSATNRLAQMNVVLDASLADKNESISCYEDVATREMVISKGFTLTEFQSLPTSPNDVEFCHFSYDGKLLATGGHDKTATFWCTRSLRLKSKLEEHSHSITDARFSPRMPRFATSSADKTVKVWDADNPDYSLRTFTGHSFAAMSLDFHPWKDDLICSCDNNIEIRYWSIKSGRCVGIIKGGSSLMRFQPRAGRFLAAAAKNVVSILDVETQVCRMKLQGHEGTVNTICWDSTGEHLASVSDDLVKVWKIGSSGNAECVNELISAGNKSHACVFHPFHPSAAIIGCSENLELWDIAENKKVMLHAHNKPISCLAASSVNGLIASASRDKCIKIWK, encoded by the exons ATGTCTCAATCCAAGTGGGACGCTGAGAAAAT GTTAGACGTCTATGTCTACGATTACTTTGTTAAAAGAAACTTACATGCTACCGCGCAGAAATTTCTAGCTGAAAGGAAGATCTCGACACACCCTATCG CTATAGATGCACCCGGTGGTTTTCTGTTTGAGTGGTGGTCTGTCTTCTGGGATATATATATGGCGAGGGTTCACGAGAAACGCTCCAACACTGCTACATCCTATGCCGAG TCATATCATCCTTCCAGTCAACTACAGTTGCAGCAGCAATTGATGCCCCAAGCACAACCGACGACATCTGTCTATGATTTAGAAAGCAGAATATTAAGGACGCTTCTCCAAAAGCAGAGTCTAGGTTTTGGAATAGATCAGATGAATAATACGGGTGATGTACTTGCTAATGTTCAGCCTACAGCACGGATTGGTTATCCTGTACTTCCCTGTGGTAATGTGGATGTCCCATTGCAG CAACAGGAGTATCCACAGAGCTCACTTTTGAACCATCAATATCGAAATTCTAGTATTCCTATCCTGTGCCCAAATAGAGTTATCTCTTCAGGAGGTCCAAATGCTGATGGCAGCTGGCCAATGACTTTCAAGGAAAATTACCAG GCTTTACAAAAAGAAGCTTCGCAAAAGAGAAAGCGGTCAGATTTAGCTCCATTCCCTGCAAAACATTTGAGGAGTGCGGATGCTTTTGGACTTTTTCCTCTTATATCCTCAACACCTCCTACCATGATGCTGGATGACAATATCTCTGTACCTTCTTTGCCACAAATTGGTCATTCCTCTTTGCCTTTGCCCATACCTGGCTCTGATGCTACAGGTCCAGTATTTTCAGCAACCAACAGATTG GCTCAAATGAATGTGGTTTTGGATGCATCTTTGGCAGACAAAAACGAGTCTATCTCATGCTATGAAGATGTAGCCACTAGGGAAATGGTTATTAGCAAAG GGTTCACTCTTACTGAATTCCAGAGTCTTCCTACTAGTCCAAATGATGTTGAATTTTGTCACTTCTCATACGATGGGAAACTGCTTGCAACTGGTGGACATGATAAGACg GCAACATTCTGGTGTACCAGGTCGCTTAGATTGAAGTCAAAGCTTGAGGAGCATTCCCATTCAATTACAGATGCCCGCTTCAGTCCAAGAATGCCTCGGTTCGCTACTTCGTCAGCTGATAAAACTGTCAAAGTTTGGGATGCTGATAAT CCTGACTATTCCCTTCGAACTTTTACTGGACATTCTTTTGCCGCTATGTCCCTGGACTTCCATCCATGGAAAGATGATCTCATCTGCTCCTGTGATAACAACATTGAGATCCGGTATTGGAGCATCAAGAGTGGCCGCTGTGTGGGGATTATCAAG GGCGGTTCAAGCCTTATGAGATTTCAACCTCGGGCTGGAAGGTTTCTTGCAGCTGCTGCAAAGAATGTTGTTTCAATACTTGATGTGGAGACTCAAGTTTGTAGGATGAAATTGCAG GGTCATGAAGGCACTGTCAATACCATCTGCTGGGATTCTACCGGCGAGCATTTGGCATCTGTGAGTGATGATTTGGTTAAAGTATGGAAAATTGGCTCAAGTGGCAATGCAGAATGTGTTAATGAGTTGATCTCTGCTGGGAACAAGTCCCATGCATGCGTCTTTCATCCCTTTCACCCGTCTGCAGCAATCATCGGCTGTTCTGAG AATCTGGAGCTCTGGGATATTGCTGAGAACAAGAAAGTGATGCTCCATGCGCATAACAAGCCGATATCTTGCCTAGCTGCATCAAGTGTCAATGGTCTTATTGCTTCCGCTAGTCGCGATAAGTGCATCAAAATTTGGAAGTGA
- the LOC104438482 gene encoding protein SMG7-like, which translates to MILEMDNMPAPSWETARRLYEKNIELDNRRRKSAQARIPSDPNIWQQMRENYEKIILEDHSFSEKHNIEHALWQLHYKRIEELRAHYTAAQASANSNASSNGKGPSSRPDRITKIRLQFKTFLSEASGFYHDLILKIRSKYGLPLSYFSEDADNGLLYEKDGKNSADVKKVLISCHRCLIYLGDLARYKGLYGEPDSKAREFAAASSYYLQAASLWPSVGNPHHQLAILASYSGDDLVTIYRYFRSLAVDNPCSTARDNLIVAFEKNRQSYSQLHGDATKTFTMRPAGKGRIRQAKVGSKDTVAEAATFKESKANAHDTYKSLCIRFVRLNGILFTRTSLETFAEVLSLVVTGLCDLLPSGPEEEMNFGKDAFENGLFLVRLVAILVYTIHNVKRESEGQTYAEILQRAVLLQNALTAVFEIMGHVVERCEQLSDPSLSYLLPGILVFVEWLASYPEIATGGDEDEKQATARSNFWSYYVSLMNKLLSIGSMFVDDSEDESCFGNMSKYEEGETGNRLALWEDFELKGFLPLIPAQTILDFTRKHSFGSEGHKEKSARVKRTLAAGKVLIGVVKINDKTVWYDSKVKKFVIGVESQMSGEDRIPPNFNVPKANDLVLENGGPSFVKFEEPLSNSQLYVDGEDEDEEIVFQPMAVEKQTDTAPQNFISLGMSEAQKNDFGTRQPFSIASTSAPLDNFPHVTASDAFSWNPVSAGNLQPIKSHTSNWLTEETLLSNSFKDLRMLENGYLAQPEIKENTVNFFPAAHPVSIRQPAVNSNGFFLNQANAPEAVLPSSGYNAANSSGVSVDALTAKPSSTFPVGLKKNPVARPLRHIGPPPGFNAVPKQTHGPLSGLDLTGQNQMLDNYSWLDGYQISSAIKGIGNNPISYPSHANSPQITSSAASIGTVSFPFPGKQVPTAHQMEIQKGWQDYESLERLKPQHQKETQQPQQIINGNPQLGPLPEQYQGSVWTSRPFV; encoded by the exons ATGATCTTAGAGATGGATAACATGCCTGCTCCATCCTGGGAGACTGCACGTCGTCTTTATGAAAAG AACATTGAGTTGGACAATAGGCGTCGAAAGTCTGCCCAGGCTCGAATTCCATCTGACCCAAATATATGGCAACAGATGCGTGAGAACTATGAAAAGATAATCCTTGAGGATCATTCATTTTCCGAGAAGCACAATATCGAGCATGCTCTGTGGCAATTGCATTACAAGAGAATCGAGGAATTGAGAGCACACTATACTGCTGCTCAAGCATCAGCTAAttcaaatgcatcatcaaatgGGAAAGGACCCTCCTCTCGACCAGACCGAATAACAAAAATAAGACTGCAGTTTAAAACTTTTCTCTCTGAAGCAAGTGGGTTCTATCATGATCTGATCTTGAAAATCAGATCAAAGTATGGTCTCCCTCTCAGTTACTTCTCTGAGGATGCAGACAATGGACTTTTGTATGAGAAAGATGGAAAAAATTCTGCTGATGTGAAAAAAGTTCTAATTTCCTGTCACCGTTGCTTGATTTATTTAGGTGACCTTGCACGTTACAAAGGTCTGTATGGAGAACCTGACTCGAAAGCTCGTGAGTTTGCAGCAGCTTCCAGTTACTATCTCCAAGCTGCATCTCTTTGGCCGTCTGTTGGAAACCCCCATCATCAG CTTGCTATATTGGCTTCGTATTCTGGGGATGATTTGGTAACTATTTATCGATATTTCCGGAGTTTGGCTGTGGATAACCCTTGTTCAACAGCAAGGGACAACTTGATTGTTGCCTTTGAAAAG AATCGTCAGAGTTACTCTCAACTACATGGAGATGCTACTAAAACTTTTACAATGCGGCCTGCTGGAAAAGGAAGGATACGGCAAGCCAAGGTTGGATCTAAAGATACTGTTGCTGAAGCTGCAACTTTCAAGGAAAGTAAAGCCAACGCCCATGATACATACAAATCGCTTTGTATCCGCTTTGTGCGACTAAATGGGATTCTGTTCACTCGAACAAG CTTGGAGACCTTTGCGGAAGTCCTTTCTTTGGTTGTCACCGGTTTATGTGATCTTCTGCCTTCCGGGCCAGAAGAGGAgatgaattttggaaaagatGCTTTTGAGAATGGACTTTTCTTGGTCAGACTTGTGGCTATCCTTGTATATACCATCCATAATGTGAAACGTGAGAGCGAAGGCCAGACTTATGCAGAAATACTTCAGCGTGCTGTGCTGCTGCAAAATGCATTAACTGCAGTCTTTGAGATCATGGGGCATGTCGTGGAGAGATGCGAACAACTCTCTGATCCTTCCTTGAGTTACCTCTTACCTGGCATTTTGGTTTTTGTAGAATGGTTGGCATCCTATCCTGAGATTGCCACAGGTGGCGATGAGGATGAGAAGCAGGCAACTGCTAGATCAAATTTCTGGAGCTATTATGTCTCTCTTATGAATAAGCTCTTGTCAATAGGGTCAATGTTCGTAGATGACTCTGAAGATGAAAGTTGTTTTGGTAACATGAGCAAATATGAAGAAGGAGAAACTGGAAACCGGCTTGCTTTGTGGGAAGATTTTGAGTTAAAAGGATTTCTGCCTCTAATTCCTGCACAAACCATTTTAGATTTTACTAGGAAGCATTCTTTTGGAAGTGAAGGGCACAAGGAAAAAAGTGCTCGTGTTAAAAGAACTCTTGCTGCAGGAAAAGTGCTCATTGGTGTGGTTAAAATCAATGACAAAACGGTTTGGTATGACTCAAAGGTgaagaaatttgttattggtGTTGAGTCTCAAATGTCAGGAGAAGATCGCATTCCTCCCAATTTTAATGTTCCTAAGGCAAATGATCTGGTGCTAGAAAATGGAGGACCatcttttgtaaaatttgaagAACCTCTGTCGAATTCTCAGCTATATGTGGATGGggaagatgaggatgaagagATTGTTTTTCAGCCTATGGCAGTGGAGAAGCAAACAGATACTGCTCctcaaaatttcatttctttggGGATGTCAGAGGCCCAGAAGAATGACTTTGGAACTCGCCAACCCTTTTCAATTGCTTCTACATCAGCGCCTCTTGATAATTTTCCACATGTGACTGCGTCAGATGCTTTTTCATGGAACCCTGTTTCAGCTGGTAATCTGCAACCTATCAAATCACATACTTCAAATTGGTTGACAGAAGAAACTTTGCTTTCCAATAGCTTCAAAGATCTAAGGATGCTGGAGAATGGGTATCTTGCACAACCTGAGATTAAAGAGAACACGGTCAACTTTTTTCCTGCAGCCCATCCAGTTTCCATTAGACAGCCTGCTGTTAATAGCAATGGTTTTTTCTTGAATCAGGCAAATGCTCCAGAAGCTGTTCTTCCTTCATCCGGATATAATGCTGCCAATTCTTCCGGAGTGAGTGTTGATGCTTTGACTGCAAAACCATCATCTACTTTTCCTGTAGGTTTGAAGAAGAATCCTGTTGCTCGGCCCCTCAGACATATTGGTCCTCCCCCTGGTTTTAATGCTGTTCCGAAGCAAACACATGGACCCCTTTCAGGTTTAGACTTGACTGGTCAGAATCAAATGTTGGATAACTATAGCTGGTTGGATGGGTATCAGATATCTTCAGCAATCAAGGGCATCGGGAATAATCCCATTAGTTACCCATCTCATGCAAACTCCCCACAGATAACTAGCAGTGCTGCTTCAATTGGGACAGTCAGCTTCCCATTTCCTGGAAAGCAGGTCCCTACGGCCCACCAAATGGAAATTCAGAAGGGCTGGCAAGATTATGAGAGTTTGGAGCGTCTAAAGCCACAACATCAGAAGGAGACGCAGCAACCTCAGCAAATAATTAACGGGAACCCGCAGCTTGGTCCTTTGCCAGAGCAGTACCAAGGATCAGTCTGGACAAGTCGTCCTTTTGTGTGA